A part of Cannabis sativa cultivar Pink pepper isolate KNU-18-1 chromosome 6, ASM2916894v1, whole genome shotgun sequence genomic DNA contains:
- the LOC115695888 gene encoding ribosome-inactivating protein cucurmosin-like translates to MEANYNYNTVIFNTKFSDMSVAFYQTFLQSLRRELSSGTTSYDIPLLRTKSTAVNDKEFVYVRLYNQSFTITFAISTLNSYVIGYQVDAERRCYFFKEASRDAKKLLFKESTDQRHVDLKTNYDILGNRENVNLGFKSLDNSLEAFTRFDSEKPTNELRQNLLVVIQMIAEAARSKYIQQKLEFKGFEAGFFPKGDIIAYENKWEDLSKAIQNSKDGNFPKVKLQNEDYSDRYVSTVAEVKNDMALLLNIAA, encoded by the coding sequence CTATAACACTGTAATTTTCAACACTAAATTCAGTGATATGAGTGTGGCATTTTACCAAACATTCCTTCAATCTCTACGAAGAGAATTGTCTAGCGGAACTACGAGCTATGACATACCGTTATTGCGTACAAAATCAACGGCGGTCAATGACAAAGAATTTGTATATGTGAGACTTTACAATCAAAGTTTCACAATCACATTTGCAATATCAACTCTGAACTCGTATGTGATTGGTTATCAAGTAGATGCAGAAAGGCGTTGCTACTTCTTTAAAGAAGCTTCTCGCGAcgcaaaaaaattacttttcaaAGAAAGTACTGATCAAAGACATGTCGATCTCAAAACAAATTATGATATCTTAGGAAATAGAGAAAATGTCAATTTGGGATTTAAGTCGTTAGACAATTCCCTCGAAGCATTTACTAGGTTTGATAGTGAGAAACCTACGAACGAGCTTCGTCAGAATCTTTTAGTTGTTATCCAAATGATTGCGGAGGCTGCAAGATCCAAATATATTCAgcaaaaattagaatttaaagGCTTTGAAGCTGGATTTTTCCCTAAAGGTGATATTATTGCGTATGAGAATAAATGGGAAGATCTTTCTAAAGCAATACAGAATTCTAAAGATGGAAATTTTCCAAAAGTAAAGTTGCAAAATGAAGATTATAGTGATCGTTATGTGTCCACAGTTGCAGAAGTGAAAAATGACATGGCACTCTTGTTGAATATTGCAGCATAA